A DNA window from Chiloscyllium plagiosum isolate BGI_BamShark_2017 chromosome 9, ASM401019v2, whole genome shotgun sequence contains the following coding sequences:
- the LOC122552605 gene encoding p53 apoptosis effector related to PMP-22 gives MFKCGLAFPRCKWILPLLLLLAIIFDIIALAASSGWVDSKYHYASLWEQFRGRDPSWESTSLMEYGWAKATAALLIIGCILLIICFILSIFALCKEQSGLLRVIGIILFVAVLFQFIALIVYPVNFTKTLIKNGNYEYSWSYGFGWGATILMIGCGIFFCCLPKYEDELYGQAKPIYIYG, from the exons ATGTTTAAGTGCGGACTCGCCTTCCCTCGCTGTAAATGGATCCTGCCTTTGCTGCTGCTCCTCGCTATCATCTTCGACATCATCGCACTGGCGGCTAGCTCCGGCTGGGTGGACTCCAAGTATCACTATGCCTCCCTGTGGGAACAGTTCAGGGGCAGGGACCCCAGCTGGGAATCCACCTCCCTCATGGAATACG GATGGGCGAAAGCTACTGCAGCATTGCTGATAATCGGTTGTATCCTGTTGATCATTTGCTTCATCCTGTCCATCTTTGCTCTTTGCAAGGAGCAATCGGGTCTGCTGAGAGTGATTGGTATCATCCTCTTTGTTGCTG tcctctTCCAGTTCATCGCCCTCATCGTGTACCCAGTCAATTTCACCAAGACCCTCATCAAAAATGGCAACTATGAGTACAGCTGGAGCTACGGCTTTGGGTGGGGGGCCACCATACTGATGATCGGCTGTGGCATTTTCTTCTGCTGCCTTCCCAAGTACGAAGACGAACTCTACGGTCAAGCTAAGCCCATCTACATCTACGGCTGA